The Urocitellus parryii isolate mUroPar1 chromosome 6, mUroPar1.hap1, whole genome shotgun sequence genome includes a window with the following:
- the Neurl2 gene encoding neuralized-like protein 2 → MAAASNPVELGASWGPARPEPPPTRFHRVHGANIRVDPSGTRATRVESFAHGVCFSREPLVPGQVFLVEIEEKELGWCGHLRLGLTALDPASLAAVPEFSLPDLVNLGHTWVFAITRHHNRVPRNGQPQAEAEAAAPRRPPALLVEPYLCIEQFRIPRDRLVGRSRPGLYSHLLDQLYELNVLPPTARRSRLGVLFCPHPDGTADMHIVINGEDMGPSARGLPAAQPLYAVVDVFASTKSVRLVQLEYGLPSLQTLCRLVIQRSVVHRLAIDGLHLPKGLKDFCKYE, encoded by the exons ATGGCTGCTGCCTCCAACCCTGTGGAGCTGGGTGCCTCCTGGGGACCCGCGCGCCCGGAGCCCCCTCCCACCCGCTTCCACCGGGTGCACGGAGCCAACATCCGCGTGGACCCCTCGGGGACGCGGGCCACGCGCGTGGAGAGCTTCGCCCATGGTGTGTGCTTCAGTCGCGAGCCGCTGGTCCCCGGCCAGGTATTCCTGGTCGAGATCGAGGAGAAAGAGCTGGGCTGGTGCGGCCATCTGCGCCTCGGCCTGACCGCGCTGGACCCCGCCAGTCTGGCCGCCGTGCCCGAATTTTCGCTGCCGGACCTGGTCAACCTTGGCCACACCTGGGTCTTCGCCATCACGCGCCACCACAACCGCGTGCCCCGGAACGGCCAACcgcaggcagaggcagaggccgCGGCCCCGCGCCGCCCCCCGGCCCTGCTGGTGGAACCGTATCTGTGCATTGAGCAGTTCCGAATCCCCCGGGACCGCCTCGTGGGCCGCAGCCGGCCGGGGCTCTACAGCCACCTCTTGGACCAGCTCTACGAGCTGAACGTGTTGCCTCCGACCGCGCGCCGCAGCCGCCTGGGCGTTCTCTTCTGCCCGCACCCGGATGGCACCGCAGACATGCACATCGTCATCAACGGGGAGGACATGGGCCCCAGCGCCCGGGGGCTGCCCGCTGCCCAGCCCCTCTATGCGGTGGTGGACGTGTTTGCCTCCACCAAGAGCGTGCGTCTGGTTCAACTCGAGTATGGCT TGCCATCGCTGCAGACTCTGTGCCGCCTAGTGATCCAGAGGAGCGTGGTGCACCGGCTGGCCATTGATGGACTCCATCTGCCCAAAGGGCTTAAGGATTTCTGCAAGTATGAGTGA
- the Spata25 gene encoding spermatogenesis-associated protein 25, which translates to MSYFMSPQTHPGLLPSNQGGAASPGSSLGLYSPTEPVVVASGGLGPLNQKAEQVVPAAQTWGPTLAVPEARVCSGGASWEIPRRKEYSRYCHKFPNVRQPESLGWENGCSRGRAPHLSGPSRPGPLLLCGLSPGVLPVPSEAVGKEAGSQPDICILTLAMMIAGIPTVPVPGLREEDLIRAAQAFMMAHPEPEGAVEGTRWEQVHAHSASGQMSLMRSRRGQPPGSCL; encoded by the exons ATGTCCTACTTCATGTCTCCCCAGACTCATCCAGGTCTTCTACCTTCTAACCAAG GTGGGGCTGCTTCTCCGGGTTCGTCCCTTGGCCTCTATAGTCCTACAGAGCCAGTGGTGGTGGCCTCTGGTGGATTAGGCCCACTGAACCAGAAAGCCGAGCAGGTGGTACCTGCTGCCCAGACCTGGGGCCCCACCCTGGCAGTGCCTGAAGCCAGGGTCTGCTCTGGGGGTGCTAGCTGGGAGATACCACGGAGGAAGGAGTACAGCCGATACTGCCACAAATTCCCCAACGTGAGGCAACCAGAGAGCTTGGGCTGGGAGAATGGCTGCTCCAGAGGCAGAGCTCCCCACCTGAGTGgccccagcaggcctgggccCCTGCTGCTGTGTGGGCTGTCACCAGGGGTTCTGCCAGTGCCCTCTGAGGCAGTGGGGAAGGAGGCCGGCTCCCAGCCTGACATCTGCATCCTCACCCTGGCCATGATGATCGCCGGCATCCCCACCGTGCCTGTCCCAGGCCTGCGGGAAGAAGACCTGATCCGGGCAGCTCAAGCTTTCATGATGGCCCACCCAGAGCCTGAGGGAGCTGTGGAGGGAACGCGGTGGGAGCAAGTACATGCCCACTCAGCTTCTGGGCAGATGTCCCTAATGAGATCCAGGAGGGGCCAGCCTCCTGGCTCCTGCTTGTAG
- the Ctsa gene encoding lysosomal protective protein isoform X2 encodes MPPPRMGRAALPPLLLLWLLCWASRVQAAPDQDQIQCLPGLAKQPSFRQFSGYLRAAGSKHLHYWFVESQKDPESSPVVLWLNGGPGCSSLDGFLTEHGPFLIQPDGVTLEYNPYSWNLIANVLYIESPAGVGFSYSDDKVYATNDTEVAQGNYEALKDFFRLFPEYKNNKLFLTGESYAGIYIPTLAVLVMQDPSMNLQGLAVGNGLSSYEQNDNSLVYFAYYHGLLGNRLWSLLQTHCCSQNKCNFYDNKDPECVTNLQEVSRIVGNSGLNIYNLYAPCAGGVPGRVRYEKDSAVVQDFGNIFTRLPFKRTWHQALLRSGDKVRMDPPCTNTTAASTYLNNPYVRKALHIPEQLPRWDMCNFLVNIQYRRLYQSMNSQYLKLLNSQRYQILLYNGDVDMACNFLGDEWFVDSLNQKMEVQRRPWLVDYGESGEQIAGFVKEFSHIAFLTIKGAGHMVPTDKPQAAFTMFSRFLNKEPY; translated from the exons ATGCCCCCGCCCAGG ATGGGCCGAGCCGCGCTGCCGCCGCTGCTCCTGCTGTGGCTCCTGTGCTGGGCGTCCCGGGTCCAGGCGGCCCCCGACCAGGACCAGATTCAGTGCCTGCCCGGACTGGCCAAGCAGCCGTCGTTCCGCCAGTTCTCGGGCTACCTCAGAGCCGCCGGCTCCAAGCACTTGCACTACTG GTTTGTGGAGTCCCAGAAAGATCCAGAGAGCAGCCCGGTGGTGCTTTGGCTCAACGGGGGTCCGGGCTGCAGCTCCCTAGATGGGTTCCTGACAGAGCACGGCCCTTTCCTG ATCCAGCCAGATGGTGTCACTCTGGAGTACAACCCCTATTCATGGAACCTG ATTGCCAATGTGTTGTACATTGAGTCCCCAGCTGGGGTGGGCTTCTCCTACTCTGATGACAAGGTTTATGCCACCAATGACACCGAG GTTGCCCAGGGCAATTATGAAGCCCTTAAAGATTTCTTCCGCCTCTTTCCGGAGTATAAGAACAACAAACTTTTCCTGACGGGCGAGAGCTATGCCGGCATCTACATCCCCACCTTGGCTGTGCTGGTCATGCAGGACCCCAGCATGAACCTTCAG GGGCTGGCTGTGGGCAACGGACTCTCCTCCTATGAGCAGAACGACAACTCGCTCGTCTATTTTGCCTACTACCATGGCCTTCTGGGGAACAG GCTCTGGTCCTTGCTCCAGACCCACTGCTGCTCTCAGAACAAGTGTAACTTCTATGACAACAAAGACCCGGAATGTGTGACCAAT CTTCAGGAAGTGTCTCGAATCGTGGGCAACTCTGGCCTCAACATCTACAACCTCTATGCCCCATGTGCTGGGGGGGTACCTGGCCGAGTGAG GTACGAGAAGGACAGTGCTGTGGTCCAGGATTTTGGCAATATCTTCACTCGTCTGCCATTCAAGCGGACGTGGCACCAG GCACTGCTGCGTTCCGGGGACAAGGTGCGCATGGACCCCCCCTGCACCAACACCACGGCCGCCTCCACCTACCTCAACAACCCGTATGTGCGCAAGGCCCTCCACATCCCCGAGCAGCTGCCCCGCTGGGACATGTGCAA CTTCCTGGTGAACATACAGTACCGCCGGCTCTACCAAAGCATGAACTCTCAGTACCTGAAGCTGCTCAATTCACAG AGATACCAGATCCTGTTATACAACGGAGACGTGGACATGGCCTGCAACTTCTTGGGGGATGAGTGGTTTGTGGACTCCCTCAACCAGAAG ATGGAGGTGCAGCGCCGGCCCTGGCTGGTGGACTACGGCGAGAGCGGGGAGCAGATCGCTGGCTTCGTGAAGGAGTTCTCCCACATTGCCTTTCTCACCATCAAG GGCGCTGGACACATGGTCCCCACTGACAAGCCCCAAGCTGCCTTCACCATGTTCTCCCGCTTCCTGAACAAAGAGCCATACTGA
- the Ctsa gene encoding lysosomal protective protein isoform X1 → MGRAALPPLLLLWLLCWASRVQAAPDQDQIQCLPGLAKQPSFRQFSGYLRAAGSKHLHYWFVESQKDPESSPVVLWLNGGPGCSSLDGFLTEHGPFLIQPDGVTLEYNPYSWNLIANVLYIESPAGVGFSYSDDKVYATNDTEVAQGNYEALKDFFRLFPEYKNNKLFLTGESYAGIYIPTLAVLVMQDPSMNLQGLAVGNGLSSYEQNDNSLVYFAYYHGLLGNRLWSLLQTHCCSQNKCNFYDNKDPECVTNLQEVSRIVGNSGLNIYNLYAPCAGGVPGRVRYEKDSAVVQDFGNIFTRLPFKRTWHQALLRSGDKVRMDPPCTNTTAASTYLNNPYVRKALHIPEQLPRWDMCNFLVNIQYRRLYQSMNSQYLKLLNSQRYQILLYNGDVDMACNFLGDEWFVDSLNQKMEVQRRPWLVDYGESGEQIAGFVKEFSHIAFLTIKGAGHMVPTDKPQAAFTMFSRFLNKEPY, encoded by the exons ATGGGCCGAGCCGCGCTGCCGCCGCTGCTCCTGCTGTGGCTCCTGTGCTGGGCGTCCCGGGTCCAGGCGGCCCCCGACCAGGACCAGATTCAGTGCCTGCCCGGACTGGCCAAGCAGCCGTCGTTCCGCCAGTTCTCGGGCTACCTCAGAGCCGCCGGCTCCAAGCACTTGCACTACTG GTTTGTGGAGTCCCAGAAAGATCCAGAGAGCAGCCCGGTGGTGCTTTGGCTCAACGGGGGTCCGGGCTGCAGCTCCCTAGATGGGTTCCTGACAGAGCACGGCCCTTTCCTG ATCCAGCCAGATGGTGTCACTCTGGAGTACAACCCCTATTCATGGAACCTG ATTGCCAATGTGTTGTACATTGAGTCCCCAGCTGGGGTGGGCTTCTCCTACTCTGATGACAAGGTTTATGCCACCAATGACACCGAG GTTGCCCAGGGCAATTATGAAGCCCTTAAAGATTTCTTCCGCCTCTTTCCGGAGTATAAGAACAACAAACTTTTCCTGACGGGCGAGAGCTATGCCGGCATCTACATCCCCACCTTGGCTGTGCTGGTCATGCAGGACCCCAGCATGAACCTTCAG GGGCTGGCTGTGGGCAACGGACTCTCCTCCTATGAGCAGAACGACAACTCGCTCGTCTATTTTGCCTACTACCATGGCCTTCTGGGGAACAG GCTCTGGTCCTTGCTCCAGACCCACTGCTGCTCTCAGAACAAGTGTAACTTCTATGACAACAAAGACCCGGAATGTGTGACCAAT CTTCAGGAAGTGTCTCGAATCGTGGGCAACTCTGGCCTCAACATCTACAACCTCTATGCCCCATGTGCTGGGGGGGTACCTGGCCGAGTGAG GTACGAGAAGGACAGTGCTGTGGTCCAGGATTTTGGCAATATCTTCACTCGTCTGCCATTCAAGCGGACGTGGCACCAG GCACTGCTGCGTTCCGGGGACAAGGTGCGCATGGACCCCCCCTGCACCAACACCACGGCCGCCTCCACCTACCTCAACAACCCGTATGTGCGCAAGGCCCTCCACATCCCCGAGCAGCTGCCCCGCTGGGACATGTGCAA CTTCCTGGTGAACATACAGTACCGCCGGCTCTACCAAAGCATGAACTCTCAGTACCTGAAGCTGCTCAATTCACAG AGATACCAGATCCTGTTATACAACGGAGACGTGGACATGGCCTGCAACTTCTTGGGGGATGAGTGGTTTGTGGACTCCCTCAACCAGAAG ATGGAGGTGCAGCGCCGGCCCTGGCTGGTGGACTACGGCGAGAGCGGGGAGCAGATCGCTGGCTTCGTGAAGGAGTTCTCCCACATTGCCTTTCTCACCATCAAG GGCGCTGGACACATGGTCCCCACTGACAAGCCCCAAGCTGCCTTCACCATGTTCTCCCGCTTCCTGAACAAAGAGCCATACTGA